Proteins from a single region of Gossypium arboreum isolate Shixiya-1 chromosome 1, ASM2569848v2, whole genome shotgun sequence:
- the LOC108480505 gene encoding UDP-glycosyltransferase 73C6-like → MGSQTQQPHFVLFPSMAQGHLIPMVDIGRLLAQRNVIVTIVTTPHNASRVQKTIDRAVESGLAIRLVQLRFPGKEAGLPDGVKNIDMISSMEDLFKFFTAANSTDKAVQELFEKLTPRPICIISDMFLHYTLKIATKFQVPRISFHGICCFCYLCVHNLKSSKILDNITSDYECFKVPGLAEKVEFTKPQLPLNLDESWKDIFDTTTKADEASYGVVINSFEELESPYVKEYRKITKAWCIGPVSLSHKNELEKAERGKKASINEQQCLKWLDSQEPNSVIYACLGSMSTMKSPELIELGLGLEASNKPFIWILRGNNNASNQVMKWIEEDGFEERIKGRGFVVVGWAPQVLILSHPAIGGFLTHCGWNSTIEGISAGVPLLTLPLFADQFTNERLVVQILKIGVSVGANEPTAWGVEKSGFMLKKEHVKNAIDQLMNEGNESIERRKRAKEFGEKANKAVEVGGSSYLNMTLLIQDIIQQSSQMGVDMIPTSDPHEN, encoded by the coding sequence ATGGGTTCCCAAACCCAGCAGCCTCACTTTGTGCTGTTCCCTTCCATGGCCCAAGGCCACTTGATCCCCATGGTAGATATCGGTCGATTGTTAGCGCAGCGTAACGTGATTGTTACTATAGTTACGACACCTCATAATGCAAGCAGAGTCCAGAAAACAATTGATCGAGCTGTTGAATCAGGCCTCGCTATCCGTTTAGTGCAGCTCCGTTTTCCAGGCAAAGAAGCAGGGTTACCAGATGGGGTTAAAAATATAGACATGATATCTTCAATGGAGGACTTGTTCAAATTCTTCACTGCAGCAAACAGTACGGACAAAGCAGTGCAGGAATTATTTGAGAAGCTAACACCACGCCCCATTTGTATTATTTCGGACATGTTTCTGCATTACACCCTCAAAATTGCTACCAAGTTTCAGGTCCCAAGGATATCGTTTCATGGAATTTGCTGCTTCTGTTATCTTTGTGTGCACAATCTGAAGTCCTCCAAGATACTAGACAACATAACATCTGATTATGAATGCTTCAAGGTGCCAGGCTTGGCTGAAAAGGTCGAATTTACTAAACCCCAGTTGCCgcttaaccttgatgaatcctgGAAGGACATTTTTGATACAACAACAAAAGCTGACGAAGCATCATATGGAGTTGTCATAAATAGTTTCGAAGAGCTGGAATCACCATACGTGAAAGAGTACAGGAAGATAACAAAAGCTTGGTGCATTGGTCCAGTTTCTCTGAGCCACAAAAATGAGTTGGAGAAGGCTGAAAGAGGTAAGAAGGCTTCAATCAATGAGCAGCAATGTTTGAAGTGGCTTGATTCTCAAGAACCCAACTCTGTAATTTATGCTTGTCTTGGGAGCATGAGCACCATGAAATCTCCCGAACTGATAGAGTTGGGTTTGGGCTTGGAGGCCTCGAACAAACCATTCATTTGGATCTTAAGAGGAAATAATAACGCATCGAACCAAGTGATGAAGTGGATTGAAGAGGATGGATTTGAGGAAAGAATAAAAGGAAGAGGATTTGTAGTTGTGGGATGGGCTCCCCAAGTGCTCATTTTATCACATCCTGCAATAGGAGGTTTCCTAACTCATTGTGGATGGAATTCAACAATCGAAGGCATTTCTGCTGGCGTTCCATTATTAACATTGCCACTTTTTGCAGACCAGTTTACCAATGAGAGACTTGTAGTACAAATACTAAAAATCGGAGTGAGCGTTGGGGCCAATGAACCTACGGCCTGGGGAGTTGAAAAATCTGGGTTCATGTTGAAGAAAGAACATGTTAAAAACGCAATAGACCAATTGATGAATGAAGGAAACGAAAGCATAGAGAGAAGAAAACGAGCTAAAGAGTTCGGAGAGAAGGCAAATAAAGCTGTTGAAGTAGGTGGATCTTCTTATCTTAATATGACACTATTAATCCAAGATATAATCCAACAATCTTCACAGATGGGTGTGGATATGATTCCAACCTCAGATCCCCATGAGAATTAA
- the LOC108480507 gene encoding probable serine/threonine-protein kinase PBL23 — MNCFSCCMSEEKINSKRSASLEKSGTNEFDANEAKTVAMPSFANISFKSDASRKRYISEEILKRGKSNITAKTFNYRDLCTATNNFNPENQLGEGGFGRVYKGQVEPTLQVVAIKQLDRNGYQGNREFLVEVLMLSLLNHPNLVTLVGYCADGDQRILVYEYMANGSLESHLLDIPPDKKPLDWNTRIQVAIGAAKGLEYLHETADPPVIYRDFKASNILLNQDFNPKLSDFGLAKIGPTGDKSHVSTRVMGTYGYCAPEYALTGQLTAKSDVYSFGVVFLEMITGRRVIDNSRPTEEQNLVNWATPLFKDRRNFQLMADPLLKGNYPSKGLHQALAVAAMCLQDDAAARPAMSDVVTALEYLTNGGGPEGEEEDDDEEEEDEEKKKSS, encoded by the exons ATGAATTGCTTTTCGTGTTGTATGTCAGAAGAGAAAATAAACAGCAAAAGGTCGGCATCATTGGAGAAGAGCGGTACCAATGAATTCGACGCCAATGAAGCCAAAACTGTGGCTATGCCTTCATTCGCCAATATTTCTTTCAAGAGTG ACGCAAGCAGAAAGAGATACATAAGCGAAGAAATACTGAAAAGGGGTAAAAGCAATATAACTGCAAAGACTTTTAATTACCGTGACCTATGCACTGCCACTAACAACTTCAACCCGGAGAATCAGCTTGGTGAAGGGGGTTTTGGGAGGGTCTACAAAGGGCAGGTTGAACCAACTCTG CAAGTTGTTGCTATCAAGCAACTTGACAGGAACGGATATCAAGGAAACAGGGAATTCTTGGTTGAGGTCTTGATGTTGAGTTTACTTAACCATCCTAACCTTGTAACTTTGGTTGGATATTGTGCCGATGGGGATCAAAGGATTTTGGTCTATGAATACATGGCTAATGGCTCCTTGGAGAGTCACCTTCTAG ATATACCCCCAGACAAGAAGCCATTGGACTGGAATACCAGGATACAAGTTGCAATAGGTGCGGCTAAAGGCCTTGAATACTTGCATGAAACAGCTGACCCCCCTGTGATATACCGTGACTTTAAAGCATCAAACATATTGTTGAACCAAGATTTCAATCCAAAGCTCTCGGATTTTGGGCTTGCAAAGATTGGTCCAACTGGAGATAAGTCGCATGTTTCCACCAGGGTTATGGGAACCTATGGCTATTGTGCACCCGAGTATGCACTTACAGGCCAATTGACTGCGAAATCCGATGTTTAcagtttcggagttgtgtttctgGAAATGATCACGGGAAGAAGAGTAATAGACAATTCAAGACCAACAGAAGAACAAAATCTTGTCAATTGG GCAACACCTTTGTTCAAAGATAGAAGGAATTTCCAATTAATGGCTGATCCATTGTTAAAAGGGAATTATCCCAGTAAGGGTCTCCACCAAGCACTTGCAGTTGCAGCAATGTGTCTGCAAGACGATGCAGCCGCTCGGCCTGCGATGAGTGATGTGGTAACCGCTCTAGAATACTTAACTAATGGCGGAGGAccagaaggagaagaagaagacgatgatgaagaagaagaggatgaagaaaaaaagaagagtaGTTGA